In Hamadaea flava, a genomic segment contains:
- a CDS encoding sensor histidine kinase: MNSRRHRLTTADRLRSLRIRLIAVFTAITLTGVTGMAFAGIQVDGHQREQALLADLRITSSAVLSLIYREAGTLRLTGVADAIGDRATGVYVFERRGDALGPALARPGRTQLVPLRRLEPAAWSSISGNQSVVAKATATDGTTQQLLAVAFAVESAGRPTGSVVVTIDAQDSEAAHARLALTLIGGGIGFVLLASAGAYLLARRSTRIAGAALDQQERFLADAAHELRTPLTTIRVTAEAALVDADHQSGALRKVIRSADRMTNSVETLLTRARMIAGTRELRLEKFRLDQLVAEVVEDTAAGARSVDLDVEAVVSHGDPAILRMAVRNLVENAVRHGAVDGHGADVLVRVREGEVVIRDHGPGLTSGAPAFDRFTSTAPGSSGLGLSIADWAVRLHRGRLSVATDPEGGAVARIDLPE, from the coding sequence ATGAATAGCCGCCGTCATCGGCTGACCACAGCCGACCGGCTGCGCTCCCTTCGTATCCGGCTGATCGCCGTGTTCACCGCGATCACCCTGACCGGGGTCACCGGCATGGCGTTCGCCGGCATCCAGGTCGACGGCCACCAGCGTGAGCAGGCGTTGCTGGCCGATCTGCGGATCACGAGCAGCGCCGTGCTCTCCCTGATCTACCGCGAGGCCGGAACACTGCGGCTGACCGGCGTGGCCGACGCCATCGGCGACCGGGCCACCGGCGTCTACGTCTTCGAACGCCGCGGCGACGCGCTCGGCCCGGCGCTGGCCCGGCCCGGCCGCACCCAGCTCGTGCCGCTGCGCCGCCTCGAACCGGCCGCGTGGTCGAGCATCTCCGGCAACCAGAGCGTGGTCGCCAAGGCGACCGCGACCGACGGCACCACCCAGCAGCTGCTCGCGGTGGCCTTCGCCGTCGAGAGCGCGGGCCGGCCGACCGGATCGGTCGTCGTCACCATCGACGCGCAGGACTCCGAGGCCGCCCACGCCCGGCTCGCGCTGACCCTCATCGGCGGCGGCATCGGCTTCGTGCTGCTCGCCAGCGCCGGCGCGTACCTGCTGGCGCGGCGCAGCACCCGCATCGCCGGAGCCGCCCTCGACCAGCAGGAACGCTTCCTCGCCGACGCCGCCCACGAACTGCGTACACCGCTGACGACGATCCGGGTCACCGCCGAGGCCGCCCTCGTCGACGCCGACCATCAATCCGGGGCGCTGCGCAAGGTCATCCGCTCCGCCGACCGCATGACCAACTCGGTCGAGACCCTGCTCACCCGGGCCCGCATGATCGCCGGAACGCGCGAGCTGCGCCTGGAGAAGTTCCGGCTCGACCAGCTCGTCGCCGAGGTCGTCGAGGACACCGCCGCCGGCGCGCGGTCCGTCGATCTCGACGTGGAGGCCGTCGTCAGCCACGGCGACCCGGCCATCCTGCGCATGGCGGTGCGCAATCTCGTCGAGAACGCGGTACGCCACGGCGCCGTCGACGGGCACGGCGCGGACGTGCTGGTCCGCGTACGCGAAGGCGAGGTCGTCATCCGCGATCACGGCCCGGGCCTGACCTCCGGCGCACCCGCGTTCGACCGGTTCACCAGCACCGCCCCCGGCAGCTCCGGGCTGGGCCTGAGCATCGCCGACTGGGCGGTACGCCTGCACCGGGGCCGGCTGAGCGTGGCCACCGATCCCGAGGGCGGAGCCGTCGCCCGCATTGATCTTCCCGAGTGA
- a CDS encoding YbaB/EbfC family nucleoid-associated protein has protein sequence MSISEEMLESMRAQARRLDDRLSQMSGALDGLQERIQAVEVTAESRDGLVRATVGSDGHLRDLVLDARIYHTADSARLARTIVETTEVASREARERVKEICAPYVDGETLDDYASGDFDAAMRRFRQRMPFLAE, from the coding sequence ATGAGCATCAGCGAGGAGATGCTGGAGTCCATGCGGGCTCAGGCCCGGCGGCTCGACGACCGGCTCTCGCAGATGTCGGGGGCGCTGGACGGGCTACAGGAGCGAATCCAGGCGGTCGAGGTGACCGCGGAGTCCCGCGACGGGCTGGTCCGAGCTACCGTCGGCAGCGACGGTCACCTGCGTGACCTGGTGCTGGACGCGCGGATCTATCACACCGCGGATTCGGCACGGCTGGCCCGGACCATCGTCGAGACGACTGAGGTGGCGTCCCGGGAGGCGCGCGAGCGGGTCAAGGAGATCTGTGCTCCGTATGTGGATGGTGAGACGCTCGACGACTACGCGTCCGGCGATTTCGACGCCGCGATGCGGCGTTTCCGGCAGCGGATGCCCTTCCTGGCCGAGTGA